The sequence below is a genomic window from Mycobacteroides abscessus ATCC 19977.
ATTTCCACCGACCACGTCGACGCGCTCGCCGACCTCGGCCTTGAGCTTGCCCACCATGTCGAGCACCTTGCGGTTATGCGCATGGGCGGTATCCACGATCAGCACGTCGACACCCGCGTCCACCAGCGACATGGCACGCGTCCAGGCATCTTCACCCACGCCGACCGCCGCACCGACCAGCAGGCGCCCGTCGCTGTCCTTGGTGGCGTTGGGGTGCTGCTCGGTCTTCGCGAAGTCCTTGACGGTGATCAGTCCGGTGAGCCGGCCCTCGCCATCGACGATGGGCAGCTTCTCGATCTTGTTGCGCCGCAACAGGCCCAGCGCCGCGTCCGCGGTGACACCTTCACGAGCGGTGATCAACGGAGCCTTGGTCATCACCTCGGCGACGGGCTTGGACAGGTCGGCCTCGAACCGCATATCGCGGTTGGTGATGATCCCCACGAGTGCGCCCTGCGCGTCCACCACCGGCAGGCCCGAAATACGGAACCGCGCGCACAGCGCGTCCACCTCGGCGAGGGTGTTCGCGGGCGAGCAGGTCACCGGGTTGGTCACCATCCCGGCCTCCGACCGCTTCACGGTCTCCACCTGGCCCGCCTGGTCTTCCACCGAGAGATTGCGGTGCAGCACACCCATGCCCCCGGCGCGAGCCATCGCGATGGCCATCCGCGCCTCGGTCACCGTGTCCATCGCCGAACTGACCAGCGGAACGTTCAGTCTGATCCGCTTGGTCAGTTGCGACGAGGTGTCCGCACCCGCCGGAAGCACATCCGATGCCGCCGGCAGCAACAGCACGTCGTCAAACGTCAACCCGAGCATCGCGACCTTGTGCGGGTCGTCGCCGCCGGTGTGGACGGACCCTGCCGCAATGGTCATTCACGCCTCCATGCCAGATAGCCGTCGGATACATCCCGGTGCGCAACGGGCGCGCAACGAGGAAGGAGTGCATCCATCCTATCGGCTCGCTGAGACTCCGATCGCCCGGATATGTGCTGGGACATGCCCCACGTGAGCTGGCGCGTGAACCGGCGAACTGCGTACTCTAAGAGTGTGCGCGACCACTTTCCGCCGGGACTGCCACCGGACCCGTTCGCCGATGACCCCCACGATCCATCGGCCGCGCTCGATGCTATCGAGCCGGGTCAGCCGCTCGACCCGCAGGAGCGGATCGCGGTCGAAGAGGATCTCGCCGACCTCGCGGTCTATGAGG
It includes:
- the guaB gene encoding IMP dehydrogenase, with the translated sequence MTIAAGSVHTGGDDPHKVAMLGLTFDDVLLLPAASDVLPAGADTSSQLTKRIRLNVPLVSSAMDTVTEARMAIAMARAGGMGVLHRNLSVEDQAGQVETVKRSEAGMVTNPVTCSPANTLAEVDALCARFRISGLPVVDAQGALVGIITNRDMRFEADLSKPVAEVMTKAPLITAREGVTADAALGLLRRNKIEKLPIVDGEGRLTGLITVKDFAKTEQHPNATKDSDGRLLVGAAVGVGEDAWTRAMSLVDAGVDVLIVDTAHAHNRKVLDMVGKLKAEVGERVDVVGGNVATRSAAAALVEAGADAVKVGVGPGSICTTRVVAGVGAPQITAILEAATVCHPAGVPVIADGGMQYSGDIAKALAAGASTTMLGSLLAGTAESPGELIFVNGKQFKSYRGMGSMGAMQGRGATKSYSKDRYFQDDVLSEDKLVPEGIEGRVPFRGPLSTVMHQLTGGLRAAMGYTGASSIEELQRAQFVQITAAGLKESHPHDITMTAEAPNYYVR